In Nymphaea colorata isolate Beijing-Zhang1983 chromosome 5, ASM883128v2, whole genome shotgun sequence, one genomic interval encodes:
- the LOC116254763 gene encoding uncharacterized protein LOC116254763 isoform X2 — protein sequence MTMATPFHLGSCSAMAMAQTRGQAAESFRPDHLTGPPSARRFSSAGMARPQHRSASLATQALSRVLLSKTRAVSVESKQDSLVDGCSNNGCLSFILSQVKESRVCNYNDSQMHQFHCGSCLWVVDPVCLLSLLSTTPFTAAHPPQPPPKNWRLPPNKHFTEGLMATTVFQIRQAPTSFYGDQLLLLRSSLRAPGCVQITGRRSSEGPLRRKGGVGIRCALQDLIGGDLLKFDLGQWLDDVEKHKALAIYSPHEGGYEGRYLTRLRYQGYYFLDLSARGLGDPETTLTKIHPVCPAHLGRQPIARWYYPPEIDYRLSLLPPNSKGLILWVIEAKVLSKAELQFLALLPSIRPKVKVIAECGNWRKFVWKPLKEIAGLPLDDEA from the exons ATGACAATGGCGACGCCGTTCCATCTTGGTTCCTGCTCGGCCATGGCCATGGCTCAAACGCGGGGCCAGGCCGCCGAATCCTTCAGACCTGACCACCTGACTGGTCCGCCCTCTGCCCGTCGCTTCTCATCCGCCGGCATGGCTCGCCCGCAGCATCGCTCTGCCTCCCTGGCGACGCAGGCCCTGTCTCGAGTACTTTTATCCAAAACCAGGGCCGTTTCCGTGGAATCCAAGCAG GACTCTCTCGTCGATGGCTGTAGCAATAACGGATGTTTAtctttcatcctctctcaaGTAAAGGAATCAC GAGTATGCAACTACAATGATAGCCAAATGCACCAATTCCATTGTGGTTCCTGCCTCTGGGTTGTGGACCCAGTTTGTCTCTTATCTTTGCTCTCCACCACACCTTTCACCGCTGCCCATCCACCACAGCCACCACCAAAGAATTGGCGCCTTCCTCCAAACAAGCATTTCACTGAAGGATTAATGGCGACCACCGTCTTTCAAATCCGGCAGGCGCCAACGTCCTTTTATGGCGATCAACTGCTTCTGTTGCGGAGTTCTTTGCGAGCTCCGGGCTGCGTGCAGATAACCGGCCGCCGGAGCAGTGAAGGTCCATTGAGGAGGAAGGGCGGCGTCGGGATCAGGTGTGCACTTCAGGATCTGATCGGAGGAGACCTGTTGAAGTTCGATTTGGGGCAGTGGCTTGATGACGTTGAGAAGCACAAGGCTCTGGCCATCTACTCTCCACATGAAGGTGGCTATGAGGGCCGGTACTTGACGCGGCTGAGATACCAAGGCTACTACTTTCTGGATCTGTCAGCTAGAGGTCTCGGGGATCCGGAGACCACCCTCACAAAAATCCACCCCGTCTGCCCG GCTCATTTGGGGAGGCAGCCCATCGCGAGATGGTACTACCCACCGGAGATTGATTATAGACTTTCTCTGCTGCCGCCGAACAGCAAAGGATTGATTCTTTGGGTAATCGAAGCCAAG GTTCTGTCCAAGGCAGAGTTACAGTTTCTAGCATTGCTGCCAAGCATACGGCCAAAAGTGAAGGTGATTGCAGAGTGTGGGAATTG GAGGAAATTCGTCTGGAAACCATTGAAGGAAATTGCAGGACTTCCTCTTGACGATGAAGCCTGA
- the LOC116254763 gene encoding uncharacterized protein LOC116254763 isoform X4, which yields MTMATPFHLGSCSAMAMAQTRGQAAESFRPDHLTGPPSARRFSSAGMARPQHRSASLATQALSRVLLSKTRAVSVESKQDSLVDGCSNNRCLSFILSQVKESRVCNYNDSQMHQFHCGSCLWVVDPVCLLSLLSTTPFTAAHPPQPPPKNWRLPPNKHFTEGLMATTVFQIRQAPTSFYGDQLLLLRSSLRAPGCVQITGRRSSEGPLRRKGGVGIRCALQDLIGGDLLKFDLGQWLDDVEKHKALAIYSPHEGGYEGRYLTRLRYQGYYFLDLSARGLGDPETTLTKIHPVCPAHLGRQPIARWYYPPEIDYRLSLLPPNSKGLILWVIEAKVLSKAELQFLALLPSIRPKSEGDCRMWELEEIRLETIEGNCRTSS from the exons ATGACAATGGCGACGCCGTTCCATCTTGGTTCCTGCTCGGCCATGGCCATGGCTCAAACGCGGGGCCAGGCCGCCGAATCCTTCAGACCTGACCACCTGACTGGTCCGCCCTCTGCCCGTCGCTTCTCATCCGCCGGCATGGCTCGCCCGCAGCATCGCTCTGCCTCCCTGGCGACGCAGGCCCTGTCTCGAGTACTTTTATCCAAAACCAGGGCCGTTTCCGTGGAATCCAAGCAG GACTCTCTAGTCGATGGCTGTAGCAATAACAGATGTTTAtctttcatcctctctcaaGTAAAGGAATCAC GAGTATGCAACTACAATGATAGCCAAATGCACCAATTCCATTGTGGTTCCTGCCTCTGGGTTGTGGACCCAGTTTGTCTCTTATCTTTGCTCTCCACCACACCTTTCACCGCTGCCCATCCACCACAGCCACCACCAAAGAATTGGCGCCTTCCTCCAAACAAGCATTTCACTGAAGGATTAATGGCGACCACCGTCTTTCAAATCCGGCAGGCGCCAACGTCCTTTTATGGCGATCAACTGCTTCTGTTGCGGAGTTCTTTGCGAGCTCCGGGCTGCGTGCAGATAACCGGCCGCCGGAGCAGTGAAGGTCCATTGAGGAGGAAGGGCGGCGTCGGGATCAGGTGTGCACTTCAGGATCTGATCGGAGGAGACCTGTTGAAGTTCGATTTGGGGCAGTGGCTTGATGACGTTGAGAAGCACAAGGCTCTGGCCATCTACTCTCCACATGAAGGTGGCTATGAGGGCCGGTACTTGACGCGGCTGAGATACCAAGGCTACTACTTTCTGGATCTGTCAGCTAGAGGTCTCGGGGATCCGGAGACCACCCTCACAAAAATCCACCCCGTCTGCCCG GCTCATTTGGGGAGGCAGCCCATCGCGAGATGGTACTACCCACCGGAGATTGATTATAGACTTTCTCTGCTGCCGCCGAACAGCAAAGGATTGATTCTTTGGGTAATCGAAGCCAAG GTTCTGTCCAAGGCAGAGTTACAGTTTCTAGCATTGCTACCAAGCATACGGCCAAAAAGTGAAGGTGATTGCAGAATGTGGGAATTG GAGGAAATTCGTCTGGAAACCATTGAAGGAAATTGCAGGACTTCCTCTTGA
- the LOC116254762 gene encoding UDP-glycosyltransferase 87A1-like, which yields MVVRSINTDGGISGVHVVAMPYPGQGHINPMMNLCKRLASFGDLLITFVVTEEWLSFILSSAGSATPPSNLRLRSLPNVIPSERARADDFPAFVEAVYTKMEEPFERLLDQLEPAVSAIVADSYLPWAVAVGNRRDIPVASLWPMAASVFSMLYHSDVVAEHHPFPIPISEVGKEYVDYIPGVPRIRLADLPTMFHSSTAVDLMRWIKESFKMVPKATWLLLNSCEELEASAVDAIRSLLPSRVHPIRPFTLPPSPSQEKAGFVASYRAEVDCSAWLDGRPPNSVLYVSLGSFMSVSAPQVVEIAFGLRASGCPFLWIAREQDWLAKEDFDGKGLVVPWCRQMNVLSHPSVGGFFTHCGWNSTTEGISAGVPFLTFPIAADQTCNSKMIVEDWKIGLRVRGSNMGSCDDELVGREKIAEMVREVMDLDRKSSKEMRRRGRELREALNRAGQRGGSSDVSFDWFLNQVKAKRRAADLRLPV from the exons ATGGTGGTGCGTTCCATTAACACCGACGGTGGAATTTCCGGCGTCCATGTGGTGGCCATGCCATACCCAGGTCAGGGCCACATCAACCCCATGATGAACCTCTGCAAGCGGCTAGCGTCCTTTGGCGACCTCCTCATCACCTTCGTCGTCACCGAGGAGTGGCTCAGCTTCATCCTCTCCTCCGCCGGCTCCGCCACTCCACCATCAAACCTCCGCCTCCGCTCCCTTCCCAACGTCATACCCTCCGAGAGGGCACGAGCCGATGATTTCCCCGCCTTCGTTGAGGCCGTCTACACCAAGATGGAGGAGCCCTTCGAGCGGCTGCTGGACCAGCTCGAGCCGGCGGTCTCAGCGATTGTGGCCGATTCCTACCTCCCTTGGGCCGTCGCCGTGGGCAACCGGAGGGACATCCCGGTGGCTTCTCTGTGGCCGATGGCAGCGTCCGTCTTCTCCATGTTGTACCACTCGGACGTGGTGGCGGAGCACCACCCTTTCCCCATACCCATCTCAG AGGTTGGAAAAGAGTATGTTGATTACATTCCAGGGGTCCCCAGAATCCGCCTGGCCGACCTTCCCACAATGTTCCATTCGAGCACGGCAGTCGACCTCATGCGCTGGATCAAGGAGAGTTTCAAGATGGTGCCGAAAGCAACATGGCTGCTGCTGAATTCGTGCGAGGAACTGGAGGCCTCCGCCGTCGACGCCATACGGTCGCTCTTGCCCTCCAGAGTCCACCCCATCCGTCCCTTCACACTCCCACCAAGTCCGTCTCAAGAGAAGGCGGGCTTCGTCGCCAGTTACAGGGCCGAGGTCGACTGCTCCGCCTGGCTCGACGGTCGCCCTCCCAACTCCGTCCTCTACGTCTCGCTGGGCAGCTTCATGTCGGTCTCCGCCCCTCAGGTGGTGGAGATAGCGTTCGGCCTCCGGGCAAGCGGGTGCCCTTTTCTGTGGATCGCGCGCGAGCAGGACTGGCTGGCGAAGGAGGATTTCGACGGCAAGGGCCTGGTGGTGCCCTGGTGCCGGCAGATGAATGTACTCTCTCATCCCTCCGTCGGCGGCTTCTTCACCCACTGCGGCTGGAACTCCACCACCGAGGGCATATCTGCCGGCGTGCCCTTCCTCACTTTTCCCATTGCGGCAGACCAAACGTGCAACAGCAAGATGATAGTAGAGGATTGGAAGATCGGGCTGAGGGTGAGAGGGAGCAACATGGGCAGCTGCGACGACGAGTTGGTTGGGAGGGAGAAAATAGCGGAGATGGTGAGGGAGGTGATGGATTTGGATAGGAAGAGCAGCAAGGAAATGAGGAGGAGAGGCAGGGAGCTCAGGGAAGCATTGAACAGGGCAGGCCAGAGAGGTGGCTCTTCGGATGTCTCCTTTGATTGGTTCCTCAACCAAGTCAAGGCCAAGAGACGCGCAGCCGATCTTCGTCTTCCTGTCTGA
- the LOC116254763 gene encoding NAD(P)H-quinone oxidoreductase subunit N, chloroplastic isoform X5, giving the protein MNRPTRKNDRRKPASSMPCDSFFPNRLCCNHSRDNGSPVNRRLVLLVDRAGGVCNYNDSQMHQFHCGSCLWVVDPVCLLSLLSTTPFTAAHPPQPPPKNWRLPPNKHFTEGLMATTVFQIRQAPTSFYGDQLLLLRSSLRAPGCVQITGRRSSEGPLRRKGGVGIRCALQDLIGGDLLKFDLGQWLDDVEKHKALAIYSPHEGGYEGRYLTRLRYQGYYFLDLSARGLGDPETTLTKIHPVCPAHLGRQPIARWYYPPEIDYRLSLLPPNSKGLILWVIEAKVLSKAELQFLALLPSIRPKVKVIAECGNWRKFVWKPLKEIAGLPLDDEA; this is encoded by the exons ATGAACCGGCCCACAAGGAAGAATGACAGGAGGAAGCCTGCGTCTTCCATGCCATGTGATTCGTTTTTCCCAAATCGCCTCTGCTGCAACCACTCAAGGGACAACGGGTCCCCAGTCAATCGGCGACTGGTTCTGCTCGTAGATAGGGCTGGAG GAGTATGCAACTACAATGATAGCCAAATGCACCAATTCCATTGTGGTTCCTGCCTCTGGGTTGTGGACCCAGTTTGTCTCTTATCTTTGCTCTCCACCACACCTTTCACCGCTGCCCATCCACCACAGCCACCACCAAAGAATTGGCGCCTTCCTCCAAACAAGCATTTCACTGAAGGATTAATGGCGACCACCGTCTTTCAAATCCGGCAGGCGCCAACGTCCTTTTATGGCGATCAACTGCTTCTGTTGCGGAGTTCTTTGCGAGCTCCGGGCTGCGTGCAGATAACCGGCCGCCGGAGCAGTGAAGGTCCATTGAGGAGGAAGGGCGGCGTCGGGATCAGGTGTGCACTTCAGGATCTGATCGGAGGAGACCTGTTGAAGTTCGATTTGGGGCAGTGGCTTGATGACGTTGAGAAGCACAAGGCTCTGGCCATCTACTCTCCACATGAAGGTGGCTATGAGGGCCGGTACTTGACGCGGCTGAGATACCAAGGCTACTACTTTCTGGATCTGTCAGCTAGAGGTCTCGGGGATCCGGAGACCACCCTCACAAAAATCCACCCCGTCTGCCCG GCTCATTTGGGGAGGCAGCCCATCGCGAGATGGTACTACCCACCGGAGATTGATTATAGACTTTCTCTGCTGCCGCCGAACAGCAAAGGATTGATTCTTTGGGTAATCGAAGCCAAG GTTCTGTCCAAGGCAGAGTTACAGTTTCTAGCATTGCTGCCAAGCATACGGCCAAAAGTGAAGGTGATTGCAGAGTGTGGGAATTG GAGGAAATTCGTCTGGAAACCATTGAAGGAAATTGCAGGACTTCCTCTTGACGATGAAGCCTGA
- the LOC116254763 gene encoding uncharacterized protein LOC116254763 isoform X3, with translation MTMATPFHLGSCSAMAMAQTRGQAAESFRPDHLTGPPSARRFSSAGMARPQHRSASLATQALSRVLLSKTRAVSVESKQDSLVDGCSNNRCLSFILSQVKESRVCNYNDSQMHQFHCGSCLWVVDPVCLLSLLSTTPFTAAHPPQPPPKNWRLPPNKHFTEGLMATTVFQIRQAPTSFYGDQLLLLRSSLRAPGCVQITGRRSSEGPLRRKGGVGIRCALQDLIGGDLLKFDLGQWLDDVEKHKALAIYSPHEGGYEGRYLTRLRYQGYYFLDLSARGLGDPETTLTKIHPVCPAHLGRQPIARWYYPPEIDYRLSLLPPNSKGLILWVIEAKVLSKAELQFLALLPSIRPKVKVIAECGNWRKFVWKPLKEIAGLPLDDEA, from the exons ATGACAATGGCGACGCCGTTCCATCTTGGTTCCTGCTCGGCCATGGCCATGGCTCAAACGCGGGGCCAGGCCGCCGAATCCTTCAGACCTGACCACCTGACTGGTCCGCCCTCTGCCCGTCGCTTCTCATCCGCCGGCATGGCTCGCCCGCAGCATCGCTCTGCCTCCCTGGCGACGCAGGCCCTGTCTCGAGTACTTTTATCCAAAACCAGGGCCGTTTCCGTGGAATCCAAGCAG GACTCTCTAGTCGATGGCTGTAGCAATAACAGATGTTTAtctttcatcctctctcaaGTAAAGGAATCAC GAGTATGCAACTACAATGATAGCCAAATGCACCAATTCCATTGTGGTTCCTGCCTCTGGGTTGTGGACCCAGTTTGTCTCTTATCTTTGCTCTCCACCACACCTTTCACCGCTGCCCATCCACCACAGCCACCACCAAAGAATTGGCGCCTTCCTCCAAACAAGCATTTCACTGAAGGATTAATGGCGACCACCGTCTTTCAAATCCGGCAGGCGCCAACGTCCTTTTATGGCGATCAACTGCTTCTGTTGCGGAGTTCTTTGCGAGCTCCGGGCTGCGTGCAGATAACCGGCCGCCGGAGCAGTGAAGGTCCATTGAGGAGGAAGGGCGGCGTCGGGATCAGGTGTGCACTTCAGGATCTGATCGGAGGAGACCTGTTGAAGTTCGATTTGGGGCAGTGGCTTGATGACGTTGAGAAGCACAAGGCTCTGGCCATCTACTCTCCACATGAAGGTGGCTATGAGGGCCGGTACTTGACGCGGCTGAGATACCAAGGCTACTACTTTCTGGATCTGTCAGCTAGAGGTCTCGGGGATCCGGAGACCACCCTCACAAAAATCCACCCCGTCTGCCCG GCTCATTTGGGGAGGCAGCCCATCGCGAGATGGTACTACCCACCGGAGATTGATTATAGACTTTCTCTGCTGCCGCCGAACAGCAAAGGATTGATTCTTTGGGTAATCGAAGCCAAG GTTCTGTCCAAGGCAGAGTTACAGTTTCTAGCATTGCTGCCAAGCATACGGCCAAAAGTGAAGGTGATTGCAGAGTGTGGGAATTG GAGGAAATTCGTCTGGAAACCATTGAAGGAAATTGCAGGACTTCCTCTTGACGATGAAGCCTGA
- the LOC116255120 gene encoding UDP-glycosyltransferase 87A1-like, producing the protein MVVRSINTDGGISGVHVVAMPYPGQGHINPMMNLCKRLASFGDLLITFVVTEEWLSFILSSAGSATPPPNLRLRSLPNVTPSERARADDFPAFIEAVYTKMEEPFERLLDQLEPAVSAIVADSYLPWAVAVGNRRDIPVASLWPMAASVFSMLYNSDVVAEHHPFPIPISEVGEEYVDYIPGVPRIRLADLPTLFHSSTGVDRMRWFKESFKMVPKATWLLLNSCDELEASAVDAIRSLLPSGVHPIRPFTLPPSPSQGKAGFVASYRAEVDCSAWLDGHPPNSVLYVSLGSFMSVSAPQMVEIAFGLRASGSPFLWIVREQEWLAKEDFDGKGLVVSWCSQMKVLSHPSIGGFFSHCGWNSTTEGISAGVPFLAFPIAVDQTCNSKMIVEDWKIGLRVRGSNMDGSGDNELVGREKIAEIVKKVMDLNRKSSKEMRRRCKELGEALNRAGQRGGSSDASFNSFLNQVKAKGRAADLCLPV; encoded by the exons ATGGTGGTGCGTTCCATTAACACCGACGGTGGAATTTCCGGTGTCCATGTTGTGGCCATGCCATACCCAGGTCAGGGCCACATCAACCCCATGATGAACCTCTGCAAGCGGCTAGCGTCCTTTGGCGACCTCCTCATCACCTTCGTCGTCACCGAGGAGTGGCTCAGCTTTATCCTCTCCTCCGCCGGCTCCGCCACCCCACCACCAAACCTCCGCCTCCGCTCCCTTCCCAACGTCACACCCTCGGAGAGGGCACGGGCAGACGATTTCCCCGCCTTCATTGAGGCCGTCTACACCAAGATGGAGGAGCCCTTCGAGCGGCTGCTGGACCAGCTCGAGCCGGCGGTCTCAGCGATTGTGGCCGATTCATACCTCCCTTGGGCAGTCGCTGTGGGCAACCGGAGGGACATCCCGGTGGCTTCTCTGTGGCCAATGGCAGCGTCCGTCTTCTCCATGTTGTACAACTCGGACGTGGTGGCGGAGCACCACCCTTTCCCCATACCCATCTCAG AGGTTGGAGAAGAGTATGTTGATTACATTCCAGGGGTCCCCAGAATTCGCCTGGCCGACCTTCCCACATTGTTCCATTCGAGCACGGGAGTCGACCGCATGCGCTGGTTCAAAGAGAGTTTCAAGATGGTGCCGAAAGCAACATGGCTGCTGCTGAATTCGTGCGACGAACTGGAGGCCTCCGCCGTCGACGCCATACGGTCGCTCTTGCCCTCCGGAGTCCACCCCATCCGCCCCTTCACACTCCCACCAAGTCCGTCCCAAGGGAAGGCAGGCTTCGTCGCCAGTTACAGGGCCGAGGTCGACTGCTCCGCCTGGCTCGACGGTCACCCTCCCAACTCCGTCCTCTACGTCTCGCTGGGCAGCTTCATGTCGGTCTCCGCCCCTCAGATGGTGGAGATAGCGTTCGGCCTCCGAGCAAGCGGGAGCCCCTTTCTGTGGATCGTGCGCGAGCAGGAGTGGCTGGCGAAGGAGGATTTTGACGGCAAGGGCCTGGTGGTGTCCTGGTGCAGCCAAATGAAAGTCCTCTCTCATCCCTCCATCGGCGGCTTCTTCTCCCACTGCGGTTGGAACTCCACCACGGAGGGCATATCTGCCGGCGTGCCCTTCCTCGCTTTCCCGATTGCGGTAGACCAAACTTGCAACAGCAAGATGATAGTGGAGGATTGGAAGATCGGGCTGAGGGTTAGAGGGAGCAACATGGACGGCAGCGGCGACAATGAGTTGGTAGGGAGGGAGAAAATAGCGGAGATAGTAAAGAAGGTGATGGATTTGAATAGGAAGAGCAGCAAGGAAATGAGAAGGAGATGCAAGGAGCTCGGGGAAGCATTGAACAGGGCAGGCCAGAGAGGTGGCTCTTCGGATGCCTCCTTTAATTCGTTCCTCAACCAAGTCAAGGCCAAGGGACGCGCGGCCGATCTTTGTCTTCCTGTCTGA